Proteins encoded by one window of Collimonas fungivorans:
- a CDS encoding YciI family protein: MNYLCLVYLAQDKLHACPDSTCFAFVEELRDSGHFVAGQALQPTDTATTIRVRNGQMSLTDGPFAETKEQLAGFYMIEAKDLNEAIHWASKIPPARYGSIEVRPVRELDVSDIAATQATV, encoded by the coding sequence ATGAACTATCTGTGCCTTGTCTACCTTGCCCAGGACAAGCTGCATGCCTGTCCGGACAGCACCTGTTTCGCCTTTGTCGAGGAACTGCGCGATAGCGGCCACTTTGTTGCCGGGCAGGCGCTGCAGCCGACCGACACGGCCACCACCATCCGGGTGCGCAACGGCCAGATGTCCCTGACCGACGGCCCGTTCGCCGAAACCAAGGAACAGCTGGCGGGTTTCTACATGATAGAAGCCAAGGACCTCAACGAGGCGATCCACTGGGCTTCGAAGATCCCGCCTGCGCGCTACGGCAGCATCGAAGTGCGCCCGGTGCGCGAACTCGACGTCAGCGATATCGCTGCAACGCAGGCAACCGTCTGA
- a CDS encoding Crp/Fnr family transcriptional regulator, which translates to MDKPPDPKKNHLLAALPDAEWQRWLPQLEAIEMPLGQVLYESGSTLNYVYFPTTSIVSLLYLLENGASAEIAVVGNEGIVGVSLFMGGESTPSRAVVQSAGQGYRLRARSMKDEFNRAGPVLHLLLRYTQALITQMSQTAVCNRHHTLDQQLCRWLLLSLDRLQGNDLVMTQELIANMLGVRREGVTEAAGSLQAAGLIRYVRGHITVLDRPGLEKRTCECYAVVKKECDRLLPDKLAI; encoded by the coding sequence ATGGACAAGCCTCCAGACCCCAAGAAGAATCACCTGCTGGCCGCGCTTCCGGACGCCGAATGGCAGCGCTGGCTGCCGCAACTGGAAGCGATCGAGATGCCGCTCGGCCAGGTGCTGTATGAATCGGGCAGCACGCTGAACTATGTATATTTCCCCACCACTTCCATTGTTTCGCTGTTGTACCTGCTGGAAAACGGCGCCTCAGCCGAGATCGCGGTAGTTGGCAACGAGGGCATCGTCGGCGTTTCCCTGTTCATGGGCGGCGAATCCACACCCAGCAGGGCGGTGGTGCAAAGCGCCGGCCAAGGTTACCGCTTAAGGGCGCGCTCGATGAAAGACGAGTTCAACCGCGCCGGCCCGGTGCTGCACCTGCTGTTGCGGTACACCCAGGCGCTGATCACCCAGATGTCGCAGACGGCGGTATGCAACCGCCACCATACGCTGGACCAGCAGCTGTGCCGCTGGCTGCTGCTGAGCCTGGACCGGCTGCAGGGCAACGACCTGGTGATGACGCAGGAACTGATCGCCAACATGCTTGGCGTGCGGCGCGAAGGCGTCACGGAAGCGGCCGGCAGTCTGCAGGCGGCGGGGCTGATTCGCTATGTGCGCGGGCACATCACGGTGCTGGACCGGCCGGGCCTGGAGAAGCGCACTTGCGAATGTTATGCGGTGGTCAAGAAAGAATGCGACCGTTTGCTTCCTGACAAACTGGCGATCTGA
- a CDS encoding helix-turn-helix domain-containing protein, with the protein MDINARIAARVSFLRQERGLSLDALATRCSVSRSMISLIERGQSNATAVVLEKLATGLGVMLPALFEDPQPQTSPLIRHADQPQWRDPQSGYLRRNISPPDPLSPLRIVEVLFPAGARVTYETAAREALVYQQVWILEGKMDIAVGAAQYSLEAGDCLAFQLDSPVAYHNPHRKPARYAVASSTDNARQ; encoded by the coding sequence ATGGACATCAACGCCCGCATCGCCGCCCGCGTCAGCTTCCTGCGCCAGGAACGCGGCCTGTCGCTGGATGCGCTGGCTACCCGGTGCAGCGTCAGCCGTTCCATGATTTCCCTGATCGAGCGGGGTCAAAGCAACGCCACCGCGGTGGTCCTGGAAAAACTGGCGACCGGGCTCGGCGTGATGCTGCCCGCCCTGTTCGAAGATCCGCAGCCGCAAACCTCCCCCCTCATCCGCCATGCCGACCAGCCGCAATGGCGCGATCCGCAATCGGGTTATTTACGCCGCAATATCTCGCCGCCGGACCCGCTATCGCCGCTGCGGATCGTGGAAGTGCTGTTTCCGGCCGGCGCCCGGGTGACTTACGAAACCGCCGCGCGCGAAGCCCTGGTCTACCAGCAGGTATGGATCCTGGAAGGCAAGATGGATATCGCCGTCGGCGCTGCGCAGTATTCGCTCGAAGCCGGCGACTGCCTGGCGTTCCAGCTGGACAGCCCGGTCGCCTACCACAACCCCCATCGCAAACCTGCGCGTTACGCCGTCGCCAGCAGCACGGACAACGCGCGCCAATAA
- a CDS encoding OsmC family protein: MKRTASAIWNGGLKDGKGNISTQSGVLAKAQYGFNTRFEDGPGTNPEELIAAAHAGCFSMALAAQLGEAGMTAESIKTSAAVTLEKIDGGFSITAVHLDLVARIPGATQASFEAVADKAKTGCPVSKLLNAKITLDAKLET; encoded by the coding sequence ATGAAACGTACAGCATCGGCAATCTGGAACGGCGGCCTCAAGGATGGCAAAGGCAATATCTCGACCCAAAGCGGAGTACTGGCCAAGGCCCAATATGGCTTCAACACACGTTTCGAGGACGGCCCCGGCACCAATCCGGAAGAATTGATCGCAGCCGCGCATGCCGGCTGTTTCAGCATGGCCCTTGCGGCCCAGCTGGGCGAAGCCGGCATGACCGCGGAAAGCATCAAGACCAGCGCCGCGGTAACGCTGGAGAAAATTGACGGCGGCTTCTCGATTACCGCGGTGCACCTGGACCTGGTCGCCAGGATTCCCGGCGCAACCCAGGCCAGTTTCGAGGCGGTGGCGGACAAGGCCAAGACAGGCTGCCCGGTGTCGAAGCTGCTCAACGCCAAGATTACCCTGGATGCAAAACTGGAAACCTGA
- a CDS encoding Crp/Fnr family transcriptional regulator, which produces MGIVENHLIELLPRKDRLHLLSVSEPVELELGEVLCEPGNAIRHVYFPTEASISLVARIEGSPGVEVGMVGREGMLGVQMALGVATAPVHAVVQSPGAARRVGVNDFRGELAHSPALLRAMHHYLYVRMAQMATSAACLRFHLIGPRLARWLLMSQDRAHSDSFRVTHEFLAAMLGVRREGITAAASALQRSGLIEYRRGNLKVLDRPGLEAAACGCYAAEQQAYAAWLC; this is translated from the coding sequence TTGGGCATCGTCGAGAACCATCTGATCGAGCTGCTTCCGCGCAAGGATCGCCTGCACCTGCTGTCTGTCAGTGAGCCGGTCGAGCTGGAACTGGGTGAGGTGTTGTGCGAGCCTGGCAACGCTATCCGCCATGTGTATTTCCCTACCGAAGCGTCGATTTCGCTGGTAGCCCGGATTGAGGGCAGCCCGGGAGTGGAAGTTGGCATGGTAGGGCGGGAGGGCATGCTGGGGGTGCAGATGGCGCTGGGTGTGGCGACAGCGCCCGTGCATGCCGTGGTACAGAGCCCGGGCGCCGCACGACGTGTCGGCGTCAATGATTTTCGCGGCGAGCTGGCGCATAGCCCGGCTTTGCTGCGCGCCATGCACCACTATCTGTATGTGCGTATGGCGCAAATGGCGACTTCGGCTGCCTGCCTGCGTTTTCACCTGATTGGTCCGCGCCTGGCGCGCTGGCTCCTGATGAGCCAGGACCGGGCGCATTCCGACAGTTTCCGCGTCACCCACGAATTCCTGGCCGCCATGCTCGGCGTGCGCCGCGAAGGCATCACCGCCGCCGCCAGCGCCTTGCAACGCAGCGGCTTGATAGAATACCGGCGCGGCAACCTCAAGGTACTCGACAGGCCTGGACTGGAAGCCGCGGCATGCGGCTGCTATGCCGCCGAACAGCAAGCTTATGCAGCGTGGTTATGCTGA
- a CDS encoding S41 family peptidase has product MDDQTRRGHRPLSARWLAPFVLLASSFCTTVRAAEASPCPPDWEAQICELKSVVDVLKKEHLTEIDVPAFLDETIRLGVKTLPYARFLNAQEQQEQVKKDQRTRNGAPGIGIIFETLPDGLHIIDVVPDAPAALAGVRTGDLVVAMDGNSMVGIDNTEIAKYANGEAGAPLKLTLLRGASQQRLEFSPLRAIIKPRPASARRLDGNVLYTRLASFPEPTIGDYIDVVQAERKKGPPAAAVVLDLRINGGGALNAAIGITALFAGRDKTAMVTLQRDDKIQHRISTNWPDYDLPVMQGQDPLAPLQSDDWWRSVPLIVLIDGQSASAAEATAAALKDLGRARLLGTPTYGKGMAQTGVGTRDGTYVVWSNARNLRPNGCPMEGYGVVPDWIVPPRKDADMDGVLLGYREVDIPRAAYANKPAPDPFADVRKERQRLRDRRALAKLDPANSAALPQKEFGTAKDWQLEQALNALAGKPVQTVSVNPRFMPAQPACMKLEGQVTEQKTGPKTQ; this is encoded by the coding sequence ATGGACGACCAAACGCGCCGCGGGCATCGACCCTTGAGCGCCCGCTGGCTGGCGCCGTTCGTGTTGCTGGCATCCAGCTTTTGCACAACCGTCCGCGCGGCCGAAGCCTCGCCCTGCCCGCCCGACTGGGAAGCGCAGATCTGCGAACTCAAGTCGGTAGTGGACGTGCTCAAGAAAGAACACCTGACGGAGATCGATGTCCCGGCCTTCCTCGACGAAACCATCCGCCTCGGCGTCAAGACCCTGCCCTACGCCCGCTTCCTCAATGCGCAGGAACAGCAGGAACAGGTAAAAAAAGACCAGCGCACGCGCAATGGCGCGCCCGGCATCGGCATCATTTTCGAGACTTTGCCGGACGGCTTGCATATTATCGATGTGGTGCCCGACGCGCCTGCAGCACTGGCCGGGGTGCGTACCGGCGACCTGGTGGTGGCGATGGACGGCAACAGCATGGTAGGCATCGACAATACCGAAATCGCCAAGTACGCCAATGGCGAAGCCGGTGCGCCACTCAAGCTGACGCTGTTGCGCGGCGCTTCGCAGCAACGGCTCGAATTCTCTCCGCTGCGCGCAATCATCAAGCCGCGGCCGGCAAGCGCCAGGCGGCTCGACGGTAATGTGCTGTACACCCGGCTGGCCAGCTTTCCTGAACCCACCATCGGCGATTACATAGACGTGGTGCAAGCGGAGCGTAAAAAAGGACCGCCGGCCGCAGCAGTGGTCCTCGACCTGCGCATCAACGGCGGCGGCGCGCTCAATGCGGCGATCGGCATTACAGCGCTGTTCGCCGGCCGCGACAAGACAGCAATGGTCACGCTGCAGCGCGACGACAAGATCCAGCATCGCATCAGCACCAACTGGCCGGACTATGACCTGCCGGTCATGCAGGGCCAGGATCCGCTGGCGCCGCTGCAAAGCGACGACTGGTGGCGCAGCGTGCCGCTCATCGTGCTGATCGACGGCCAAAGCGCTTCCGCCGCGGAAGCCACCGCCGCCGCCCTGAAAGACCTCGGCCGCGCCAGGCTGCTGGGCACCCCGACCTACGGCAAGGGCATGGCGCAAACCGGCGTCGGCACACGCGACGGTACTTACGTCGTCTGGAGCAATGCGCGCAACTTGCGGCCGAACGGTTGTCCGATGGAAGGTTATGGCGTGGTGCCTGACTGGATCGTGCCGCCGCGCAAAGACGCCGACATGGATGGCGTCCTGCTCGGTTATCGCGAAGTCGATATCCCGCGCGCCGCCTACGCCAACAAACCGGCGCCCGATCCCTTCGCCGATGTGCGCAAGGAGCGCCAGCGCCTGCGCGACCGCCGCGCGCTGGCCAAGCTGGACCCGGCCAACAGCGCGGCGTTGCCGCAAAAGGAATTCGGAACCGCCAAGGATTGGCAGCTGGAACAGGCGCTCAACGCGCTGGCCGGCAAGCCGGTGCAGACGGTGAGCGTGAATCCGAGGTTCATGCCTGCGCAACCGGCGTGCATGAAACTCGAGGGACAGGTAACGGAACAGAAAACCGGGCCAAAAACGCAGTGA
- a CDS encoding GNAT family N-acetyltransferase, with protein sequence MQDNIQIRRLDSLDAAAITALSEILIDCVDGGASVSFMHPLTRTRADNFWNGVTPGVAAGERLLLVAQDQDGTILGTVQVVLSQPENQPHRADVAKLLVHRKARRAGLGAALVTAAEHAAALAGKRLLVLDTVTGSPAEQLYKRLGWQVSGVIPDYALWPDGRLCATTIFYKHIGNGTAA encoded by the coding sequence ATGCAAGACAACATACAGATCCGTCGCCTGGACTCACTTGATGCGGCGGCGATTACCGCCCTGAGCGAGATCCTGATCGATTGCGTCGACGGCGGCGCCTCGGTCAGCTTCATGCATCCCCTGACGCGTACCCGTGCGGACAATTTCTGGAATGGCGTCACTCCCGGCGTAGCCGCCGGCGAACGTTTGCTGCTGGTGGCCCAGGATCAGGATGGTACGATTCTCGGCACGGTGCAGGTGGTGCTGAGCCAGCCGGAAAACCAGCCGCATCGCGCCGACGTGGCGAAACTGCTGGTTCATCGCAAGGCGCGGCGCGCCGGTTTGGGAGCGGCGCTGGTGACGGCGGCGGAACATGCCGCGGCGCTCGCCGGCAAGCGTTTGCTGGTGCTGGATACGGTCACCGGCAGCCCGGCGGAGCAGCTATACAAACGACTGGGATGGCAGGTGTCCGGCGTGATTCCCGACTACGCGCTATGGCCGGATGGCCGCTTGTGCGCCACGACCATCTTCTACAAGCATATAGGAAACGGCACGGCAGCCTGA
- a CDS encoding VOC family protein, with the protein MHKQIFVNLPVKDLPKSKDFFKSLGYDFNPKFTNDQGACMILGENLYAMLLVEDFFQGFAKQPVCDATKQSEVLICVSCDSRAQVDKLVAGGCAAGGRTTEEPQDYGFMYSHGFRDLDGHAWEFAYMVPADGE; encoded by the coding sequence ATGCACAAGCAAATCTTCGTCAACCTGCCGGTCAAGGACTTGCCGAAATCGAAGGATTTCTTCAAGAGCCTCGGTTATGACTTCAACCCGAAATTCACCAACGACCAAGGGGCATGCATGATCCTTGGCGAGAACCTGTACGCCATGCTGTTGGTAGAAGATTTTTTCCAGGGGTTTGCCAAACAGCCGGTGTGCGACGCCACCAAGCAGAGCGAGGTGCTGATCTGTGTTTCATGCGACAGCCGCGCCCAGGTCGACAAGCTGGTTGCCGGCGGCTGCGCTGCCGGAGGGCGCACCACGGAAGAGCCGCAAGACTACGGTTTCATGTACAGCCATGGTTTCCGCGACCTGGACGGCCACGCGTGGGAATTCGCGTATATGGTGCCGGCAGACGGCGAGTAG
- a CDS encoding RNA polymerase sigma factor: MMSISATIEGIYRSESRRVFATLIRLLGDFDLAEEALQDAFKAAMEQWPRDGIPDKPVPWLVSAGRFKAIDGIRRRARFTAYDDVAESIEAIADDSQAPDDDREHVEDDRLRLIFTCCHPSLAPDAQIALTLREVCGLSTEEIAHAFLTPAPTLAQRIVRAKAKIRDARIPYQVPGRDELPARLHTVLRVIYLVFNEGYSASSGETLTRHDLSQEAIRLTRLLLELLPEPEVMSLLALMLLHESRRIARSTTAGDLVPLDEQDRTLWNAEYIAEGSALVERALSSGRFGTYALQAAISAVHADARQADATDWEQIVGLYDALLRLEPTPVIELNRAVAVAMHQGRMPGWFWWIT, translated from the coding sequence ATGATGTCAATTAGCGCCACGATCGAAGGTATTTACCGTAGCGAATCGCGCCGCGTGTTCGCCACGCTGATCCGCCTGCTGGGCGACTTCGACCTGGCCGAAGAAGCCTTGCAAGACGCGTTCAAGGCGGCGATGGAGCAATGGCCGCGCGACGGCATCCCCGACAAGCCGGTGCCGTGGCTGGTGTCGGCCGGGCGCTTCAAGGCCATCGACGGCATACGCCGCCGCGCCAGGTTCACCGCTTACGACGACGTGGCGGAATCGATCGAGGCAATCGCCGACGACAGCCAGGCCCCGGACGATGACCGTGAGCATGTCGAGGACGATCGCCTGCGCCTGATATTCACCTGCTGCCATCCTTCGCTGGCGCCGGATGCGCAGATTGCGCTGACCTTGCGCGAAGTCTGCGGCCTCAGCACGGAAGAGATCGCCCATGCTTTCCTGACCCCGGCGCCGACGCTGGCGCAGCGCATCGTGCGCGCCAAGGCGAAAATCCGCGATGCCCGCATTCCGTACCAGGTTCCCGGCCGCGACGAATTGCCGGCGCGCCTGCATACGGTGCTGCGTGTCATTTACCTGGTGTTCAACGAAGGTTATTCCGCCTCCTCGGGCGAGACGCTGACGCGCCATGACCTGTCGCAGGAAGCGATCCGCCTCACGCGCCTCTTGCTGGAACTGCTGCCGGAGCCGGAGGTCATGAGCCTGCTGGCGCTGATGCTGCTGCATGAATCGCGCCGCATTGCGCGTAGTACGACCGCCGGCGACCTGGTGCCGCTGGACGAGCAGGACCGCACTTTGTGGAACGCAGAATATATCGCCGAAGGTTCGGCGCTGGTGGAGCGCGCCTTGTCATCCGGGCGTTTCGGCACATACGCCCTGCAGGCCGCCATTTCCGCCGTCCATGCCGATGCCCGCCAGGCCGACGCCACCGACTGGGAGCAGATCGTCGGCCTGTATGACGCCTTGCTGCGGCTGGAACCCACGCCGGTGATTGAATTGAACCGGGCGGTGGCGGTCGCCATGCACCAGGGCCGGATGCCGGGCTGGTTTTGGTGGATAACCTGA
- a CDS encoding C13 family peptidase — protein sequence MLFSGFLTACAAASGPDAVTPDGGRYYGQLADGKLQGQGKIEWENGATYEGGFEKGLFSGKGKYQIDLGYQYEGEFKDGMRSGQGRAVNPGGTVYVGQFANNEFDGLGKLTSRNEEYTGQFKQGSYAGKGEIKYPNGRTYKGEFADGQYQGKGRYEVKGEEFYEGEFDKGEFAGHGVYQRKNGSRYVGAFKKWLPDGGGRLTDAGGNVYEGIFSGGRLVGQGHYTGKDGSSYQGGFKNWKYHGQGIYRSAKGDRYTGNFAYGFYEGEGTLVYATPQKDGRTKDSGNWSEGILENAAAEAQAKLNIETALYQQRALLDKALAAVAPREPGKINLYLLAVAGDGSQEVFHRETDFVRAQFDRDFGTQGRSIVLVNSRNTVSQQPMATVTSIRESLNAIAGKMDKEKDILFLYLTSHGSRDHELMLAQNGMELRYLKATELGKMLAESGIRWKVVVVSACYAGGFINPLKNEHTMVIAAARPDRTSFGCSDDNDFTYFGRAFFQKSLPGSASFSAAFDKAKSLVATWENDDIKSAGKDGEVLHSEPQIHHTALIDQYLKTWQAQLKIAAPAANAKQAAAPGPAPN from the coding sequence ATGCTTTTCTCGGGATTCCTGACCGCCTGCGCCGCCGCATCCGGCCCGGACGCAGTTACCCCCGACGGCGGCCGATATTACGGCCAGCTGGCGGACGGAAAATTGCAGGGCCAGGGCAAAATAGAATGGGAAAACGGCGCGACCTACGAGGGCGGCTTTGAAAAAGGGCTGTTTTCCGGCAAAGGAAAATACCAGATAGATCTTGGCTATCAGTACGAAGGCGAGTTCAAGGACGGCATGAGATCCGGCCAGGGCCGCGCCGTCAATCCCGGCGGCACGGTGTACGTCGGACAGTTCGCCAATAACGAATTCGACGGCCTCGGAAAGCTGACTTCCAGGAACGAGGAATACACGGGCCAGTTCAAGCAAGGATCATACGCCGGCAAAGGTGAAATAAAGTATCCGAACGGACGCACTTACAAAGGTGAGTTCGCCGATGGTCAATACCAGGGTAAAGGGCGCTACGAAGTAAAGGGCGAAGAATTCTACGAGGGGGAATTCGACAAGGGAGAGTTCGCCGGACATGGCGTCTACCAAAGGAAAAACGGCTCCCGCTATGTCGGCGCTTTCAAGAAATGGCTGCCTGACGGCGGCGGCCGGCTTACCGATGCAGGGGGCAATGTCTACGAAGGCATTTTTTCCGGCGGACGCCTGGTCGGCCAGGGACACTACACCGGCAAGGACGGCAGCAGCTACCAGGGCGGATTCAAGAACTGGAAATACCACGGACAAGGGATTTACCGGAGTGCCAAAGGCGACCGCTACACAGGAAATTTTGCGTACGGCTTCTATGAAGGCGAAGGCACCCTGGTTTACGCTACACCGCAAAAAGACGGCCGCACCAAGGACAGCGGCAACTGGAGCGAAGGTATCCTGGAAAATGCGGCGGCTGAAGCGCAAGCCAAGCTGAACATAGAAACCGCGCTGTACCAGCAGCGTGCCCTGCTCGACAAGGCCCTGGCGGCAGTCGCCCCGCGTGAACCGGGCAAGATCAACCTGTACCTGCTGGCTGTCGCCGGCGACGGTTCGCAAGAAGTATTTCACCGCGAAACGGATTTTGTGCGGGCGCAGTTCGACCGCGATTTTGGCACCCAGGGGCGTTCGATAGTACTGGTCAACAGCCGCAATACAGTGTCGCAGCAGCCGATGGCGACAGTCACCAGCATCCGCGAAAGCCTGAACGCCATCGCCGGCAAGATGGACAAGGAAAAGGACATCCTGTTCCTGTACCTGACCAGCCACGGCTCGCGCGATCATGAGCTGATGCTGGCCCAGAATGGCATGGAGCTGCGTTATCTCAAGGCCACGGAACTGGGAAAAATGCTGGCTGAGTCCGGCATACGCTGGAAGGTGGTGGTGGTTTCGGCCTGCTATGCCGGCGGCTTCATCAATCCGTTAAAAAACGAACACACCATGGTGATTGCCGCCGCACGCCCTGACCGCACTTCCTTCGGCTGTTCCGACGACAATGACTTCACCTATTTCGGGCGGGCCTTTTTCCAGAAATCCCTGCCTGGCAGCGCATCCTTCAGCGCGGCTTTCGACAAAGCCAAATCCCTGGTCGCTACCTGGGAGAACGACGATATCAAATCCGCCGGTAAAGACGGCGAAGTACTGCATTCGGAACCGCAGATACATCACACCGCCCTGATCGACCAGTACCTGAAGACATGGCAGGCGCAGCTGAAAATCGCCGCGCCTGCGGCGAATGCAAAACAGGCGGCGGCGCCAGGCCCGGCGCCCAACTGA
- a CDS encoding acyltransferase family protein yields MPPTTRHPVNAPHRNHGLDTLRAAAITLVFMYHYMAFVSGSATFGWASKVGWTGVDLFFVLSGYLISNQIFAGVARGQRLSLRHFYARRFLRTLPNFYFVLALYFLFPVVMGGNAPPPLWRFLTFTQNLWLQPGTAFSHAWSLCIEEQFYLLLPAAVILAARYGKSIRLAWAALGLLMLAGIALRSLLWLQYGREAGGAVGGYYPNVYYSSFCRFDEFLPGIAVAILKNFHRDLWQKILRRGHLSLFFGGLAVALLFYLAVNYYYIEGYGYGFFMSGFGYSLIAVAFALLVVAALSPCSYLYRWRIPGAAQLAAWSYAIYLMHKPLAMIAHPILKRAGIDPAIEVVLIALISIVGGYLLYRLIETPFMKLRDARFPSNFGAGTAPPQTELPAYTK; encoded by the coding sequence ATGCCACCCACCACGCGCCATCCTGTAAACGCGCCGCATCGCAACCACGGCCTGGACACGCTGCGCGCCGCGGCGATCACGCTGGTATTCATGTACCACTACATGGCGTTTGTCAGCGGCTCAGCCACATTCGGCTGGGCCAGCAAGGTGGGCTGGACCGGAGTCGACCTGTTCTTTGTGCTGAGCGGATACCTTATCAGCAACCAGATCTTTGCCGGCGTCGCCCGCGGGCAGCGGCTTTCGCTCAGGCATTTCTACGCCAGGAGATTCCTTCGGACGCTGCCCAATTTCTACTTTGTGCTGGCGCTTTATTTTCTGTTTCCCGTGGTAATGGGAGGAAATGCGCCGCCGCCGTTGTGGCGCTTCCTCACTTTCACGCAGAACCTGTGGCTGCAGCCGGGAACCGCTTTTTCCCATGCCTGGTCGTTGTGCATAGAGGAACAGTTTTATCTGTTGTTGCCGGCCGCCGTTATCCTCGCCGCCAGGTATGGCAAGTCGATCCGGCTGGCCTGGGCCGCCCTCGGCCTGCTGATGCTGGCCGGGATCGCGCTGCGCAGCCTATTGTGGCTGCAGTATGGACGGGAAGCCGGCGGTGCGGTCGGTGGCTATTACCCGAATGTCTACTACTCGAGCTTTTGCCGCTTTGATGAGTTCCTGCCGGGTATCGCTGTCGCCATCCTGAAGAATTTTCACCGCGATCTCTGGCAAAAGATCCTGCGCCGCGGCCACTTGTCCTTGTTTTTCGGCGGCCTGGCGGTGGCGCTGCTTTTCTACCTGGCCGTTAATTATTACTATATCGAGGGCTATGGCTACGGGTTCTTCATGAGCGGATTCGGCTATTCGCTGATTGCCGTCGCCTTCGCGCTGCTGGTGGTCGCCGCGCTCAGTCCGTGCAGCTATCTGTACCGCTGGCGGATACCGGGCGCAGCCCAGCTGGCCGCATGGTCTTACGCCATCTACCTGATGCACAAGCCGCTCGCGATGATCGCCCACCCGATCCTGAAGCGCGCCGGCATTGACCCGGCGATCGAAGTTGTCCTGATCGCCTTGATCAGCATCGTGGGCGGATACTTGCTGTATCGATTGATCGAAACGCCTTTCATGAAGCTGCGCGATGCGCGTTTCCCCAGCAATTTTGGCGCCGGCACCGCGCCGCCGCAAACAGAGCTCCCCGCTTACACGAAGTAG
- a CDS encoding glycine zipper 2TM domain-containing protein: MKTMQKLTATAITVVMLLGLGACDGMSRRGQNTAIGAGVGAVGGAVLTNGSALGTVGGAAVGGVIGHEVGK; the protein is encoded by the coding sequence ATGAAAACCATGCAAAAACTTACTGCCACAGCAATCACTGTTGTCATGTTGCTTGGCCTCGGCGCATGCGACGGCATGTCGCGTCGCGGACAGAATACGGCGATCGGCGCAGGTGTAGGCGCAGTCGGCGGTGCGGTATTGACCAACGGCAGCGCACTCGGCACAGTGGGCGGCGCCGCAGTCGGCGGCGTCATCGGCCACGAAGTCGGGAAATAA
- a CDS encoding class I fructose-bisphosphate aldolase, with the protein MNIDELKSVAGAIVAGQKGILAADESGPTIKKRFDVIKLECSEENRRRYREILFSTEGVEPYLGGVILYDETLRQNATDGTPFAELLTRRGIIPGIKVDSGAKPLALHAGEKITEGLDGLRERLQEYQQLGARFAKWRGVIEISEQGIPTSSAIQANAHALARYAALCQEAGIVPIVEPEVLMDGSHDIARCEAVTSKVLEIVFAELDNQRVVFEGMLLKPNMVIAGMKCPQQAGVQQVAEATMRCLTRYVPASVPGIVFLSGGQSAQDATAHLDAMNKLGAHPWPVSFSYGRALQAPVLTTWKGQEQNVAEAQKTFFNRCRLNGLAHAGQYDSAMEKAPA; encoded by the coding sequence ATGAATATCGACGAGCTGAAGTCGGTGGCCGGCGCCATCGTGGCAGGGCAGAAGGGCATATTGGCGGCGGATGAAAGCGGGCCGACCATCAAGAAACGGTTTGATGTCATCAAACTCGAGTGCAGCGAAGAAAACCGCCGCCGTTATCGTGAAATCCTGTTTTCCACCGAAGGTGTCGAACCTTATCTCGGCGGCGTCATCCTGTACGACGAAACACTGCGCCAGAATGCAACGGACGGCACGCCTTTTGCCGAGCTGCTGACGCGGCGCGGCATCATCCCCGGCATCAAGGTCGATAGCGGCGCCAAGCCGCTGGCCCTGCATGCGGGCGAGAAAATCACCGAGGGGCTGGACGGCTTGCGCGAGCGGCTGCAGGAGTACCAGCAGCTGGGAGCCAGGTTCGCCAAGTGGCGCGGCGTGATCGAGATCAGCGAGCAGGGCATTCCGACAAGCTCCGCGATCCAGGCAAACGCCCACGCCCTGGCGCGTTATGCCGCGCTGTGCCAGGAGGCCGGGATCGTGCCTATCGTCGAGCCGGAAGTGCTGATGGACGGCTCGCACGACATCGCGCGCTGCGAAGCGGTGACGTCAAAGGTGCTGGAAATCGTGTTTGCCGAGCTGGATAACCAGCGCGTCGTGTTCGAGGGCATGCTGCTCAAGCCGAACATGGTAATTGCCGGCATGAAGTGCCCGCAGCAAGCCGGCGTGCAACAAGTTGCCGAAGCCACCATGCGTTGCCTGACGCGTTATGTGCCGGCATCGGTTCCCGGCATCGTGTTCCTGTCCGGCGGCCAAAGCGCGCAAGACGCGACCGCGCATCTGGATGCAATGAACAAGCTGGGCGCGCATCCTTGGCCGGTCAGCTTCTCGTACGGCCGGGCGCTGCAGGCGCCGGTGCTGACGACATGGAAGGGGCAGGAACAGAATGTCGCCGAAGCGCAAAAAACCTTCTTCAATCGCTGCCGGCTGAACGGCCTGGCGCATGCCGGGCAGTACGATAGTGCGATGGAAAAAGCGCCTGCATAA